CATGGTCGAAAGTATCTTTTTCAAGTTGTTCCAAACGTGCATATACTGTTCGGTACGTACCACATGCATCCGCTGGCGGTGTGAAGTCGTTTGTGATTTCCCGTAATTCATTTAACAAACGTCCTGCATTCTCATGTTCCTCTTCTAATTCCAATACATGAGGTTTAATTTGTTCTTTTAGTTCAGTCGTTGGATTTTTCAAGAAATCAAGAATGATCGGGAACACATTCTTATCTTCATCCTCCGTATGCGCTAAAAGTTCATCCCGTAATTCTCTATAAATCTCCTCAATACGCAGTAGATGCGGATTTGAATCGCCATGAACGCGAGCAACTCTCGTTACGTACGGTGCAATAGCAGGGAGCTCTTCTCTCAATTCATCGTGGTACTTTTCTTGAATATATGACACAAGCGTTCGATCGCCGAAAGAAGCAGGATGCATACTTTCACGACGTTCGCGTTTACTTTCTAATGCTTTCACCTGATTTAACACTTCTTCAGGTCCAAGATTACGGGCTTCCGCTGCTTCTTTTAGCGCAATTTTGCCGCCGCAACAAAAGTCGATACGTAATTTTCTAAATAAATCCGTACTTTGTGGTAATTGTGTAACGATATCGGAAACATGTGTATCTAATGTAATTTGAGTCATGCTAGTCTCCTCCTCTTTTGAATGTATATCTA
This window of the Sporosarcina ureilytica genome carries:
- the ric gene encoding iron-sulfur cluster repair di-iron protein; amino-acid sequence: MTQITLDTHVSDIVTQLPQSTDLFRKLRIDFCCGGKIALKEAAEARNLGPEEVLNQVKALESKRERRESMHPASFGDRTLVSYIQEKYHDELREELPAIAPYVTRVARVHGDSNPHLLRIEEIYRELRDELLAHTEDEDKNVFPIILDFLKNPTTELKEQIKPHVLELEEEHENAGRLLNELREITNDFTPPADACGTYRTVYARLEQLEKDTFDHVHLENNVLFDRVREYL